The genomic DNA CAGAACGTAATCACTTTGGCTGGCTTGTTCTGAGGGTGTCGCTTTCATGCGAGTTTAAGCAAAGCCATGGTGGTTTGGATTAATCAATCCTCGAGTGCGACCGGAAAATATCAGAAAGTTCCCCGGTCCACATCATGATGGTAGATGTCCCCATTCCATTGCCTTCAGAATTCTCGTCAGAAACTTCGCCTCGCCTGAATTTGCCTAACACTGACGGCACCACAGTTTGTTGACGAATAGTTGTTGTTAGCATAGCAAAAGGTTAGCAGCTGGAGGTTAAGACAGGAGAGTAGTGGCAAACTAGCGACGCTCTTGGCGTGGAACAAGTCAAACAACCAGCCATCTGTCCGGAGTTTATCGTTAATGCGCGCCTAGTATGCTTGAACTCCTGCGACCAGACGGCAGGATGCCAAAGTTGTCATCTGTCAGTTGTCACCAAGTCACCAAATTGGACCCTCATTTTGGCCAACTTTAGGTATCAAAATAAACTAAGGCCAAATTTTGTCAACAAACTAAAATGGTGGCAAAAATGTTCTAACGTGCCAAATTTTAGTTTGGCTACTACCTTGGGCACATTTAGGCACAAATCAAACAGTACTTACAGGCTTGATGAATTCACGGATTACCGCTACAGACTAACAGACCACACCAACCGGACGGCATCTTCTCAACGGATGATTTGCAGGTTGCAGCAAGTGTGCTATGCACATAAGGATCCACAAAAAACTACATGCCGTCCCTCCCATTAGTCCCAGAAGAGGGAAAAGGAAACAAACGCTTGCTACTCGTAGCCCATGCAAACTGCAAAGAGGAGGGAAAGCACGAAGAGGAAGTTGGACGACGAGGCATGGACTGACCGTAGCCGAGGAGGATGCCGTTGAGCGACGCGAAGAGCGCGCAGCTGAAGGCGTACCgctggccccggcggcggcgctggctcTGCGCCTCGGCACGGTGCAGccactccgcctcgtccagttCCTCCCCCTCTTCCCCGCCGACGAGCTCCATCCTCCGGTACTCCtgcttcgtcgccgccgtcgccggcctcatCTTCACTGACTCCATTCGCCGGCTGCGTGCGAGAGACACACAGAGAGGCAGAGGAGTCAAGAAGCTGCCGCCTGCAACTACTGTGTTCGTGAGACCTGCATGTGTGTGATCTCCCTCTTCCTCAGATCTGATACCAGGGCTCCAAATGCACGCCTGGCTCTAGCGTTTGCTTGCCCCGCTTCATCGCGAAAAAAGAATGGTTACTCAAGGACCTCTTGAGCTTATTTTAGAGTCGCCTCCACGTTCATGGCAGGCCTTCGTCTTTTCCTTATTCTATGCTGCAAGTGGCACGGGTACAGCTTAGACTTTGCCAACAGATGTGCCGGTCTCAAGGTTGTTTTGGACTAGAGAAATTCAGCCTGTTTCATTCAGCTTGTCTAGGACAGTTTAGATTAATTGCTAGTGGCACAAAAGTATCGGAGACGGCCATGACCTTCAACAAAAGTACAGGATGGCATTCTAGAGTTTACAAGCTCCGAGAGACCCAGTGCCTTAAACCTCAATTGTTTCAGCAGCCTTGGATGAATCTCGAGACCTAGAGATTTGTTTGCCATAATGCATGtatgatatgatatgatatgGGAGTGCTTAGAGAGAAACAATAGGGACCAACAAACCGATATGACAGCGCAAATATATTGATCAAGTGGTTGCTATCCACTAGATGAATTCAGCAAGTGTACAATCCAGTTCGGGGGGTCAATGATCACCTTACTGTACACTGAAGGCATTGAAGAAGAAAATGGCAGCTACAAGTTTTTTTGGTTTCAGATTTCCTTGTCCTTGTGCTGCTATGCTCTGTGCTGAGGATGCTCTGCATTGATTGGCCGAAATTTGAGGATCTTTTGAGTGCTGGCAAGATGATTTACTTCCTTCAACGAACCTTccttgctgctgctagctggtTTGTCCATGTTTTCTTCGGAAGGTGTGGTCTCATCACTCGGAGGTTTTGGTTCAGCTTCTGACAATAGAAGAGGAAAAACAGTGAATGGATCTACTGAAGAACTGCATTAGGTCAAACAGTGGAGTTTCTCAGACTCTGTGGAAATGAGGTTCCCAAAGAACTGCATGAGTTGACATTATTTACTGCATGACCGACAAAGTCAGTACATACACGTGAAAAGTATATTCACTTGTTTGATGATACCCACACGAGGGGGTGTATTAAGTGCAAACCATGACATAAAATATCTGAAATCTTCATGAAACAACAGCAGCCTACCCACATGGTATCAGATTCTTTCTGCAAAATTTAACAACCCGCGACGAAATATTTGCCAAACACTAGAGGAGTTTCAATGTAACTTACCACTTTCAGAGAATAGATAACATGTGCCAACAGTTTCTTCATATTCTCCAATCTGTAAAACAATGCATTGGCATTAGCACTAGAACACGCAATAGGCAGATTAGACATTGAAAGTCAATGGTACAAGTTGGGGattttcaagttttttttttgtaaagaaGAAAACCATTAGCACACAGAAAGGGACACCAATGCAGCCTAACGAAGTAAGTTGCCATCACCAGCGACAAAATCAGCTAATCAGTACAAGATGCATTTGGTACTAAAGGAACTATAACTAAATTATGGGTGTCAAATACATTTTGCTTCCATCTTGTCCTGCTAAAGCTTTCAATGGCATAAGGTACAGCTACGAGATTATTCTTGACAACAATTGAACAAGTAATTGATTTTGATCTGTAAGAgtggcaaagaaaaaacaaacaaactggAGGTATGCAACGACTTGATCTAAAGTTCAAAACTTAATAAATTAGATTTTATGTTtatgaacatgcaaaaatactGACAATCACCCTATGCAGCTAGTGCACAATGGATCTACAGCACCTGCTACGTCCACAACCCAAAGGCGTGATACGGGCTACATAGTACAGAAAACAAAATCAGAACAGACTTACCATCTTCAGATCATCACCTACTACTAAGGTAGGCGTCATCGTATCCAAACCCTGAAAATCATGATTCCCACAACTTAGTAATCTAACGTAAAGGAAACAACTAGAAACTCAAGAGGTAGTTATGAGCCAAGATATCGAAAAAGTGGAAGAACATGGTACAGAACAAGTTAATTGGGCAGAGTTGTAGATCCAGAGAAGGAGCAACTTACAGAGAGTACAAATGGAGCATCTGGTGATATGTCTGAATAAAGACAATCGCCCAACTCTAGCAATACATactccacttcctcctcctcctcctcttccccaaTTTTCTTATCTTTGTCAAGTTCTTCTGACATCTCCAAGTGGACTTGGACGACCAATAAGACTCTTCAGTCCTATTCAGAATGCAGGACTAATATCAGTACCAGCAAGCATTGTAGCCAGTCTATCGTTCTAATATCAGTATCAGCAGCCCAGTATTAATCTTCAATATTCTCATATCATATGCAATTTTCCGAAATATCATTTGTGTTCCAATGCCAGTTCCTGAAATAGAGCGTACTTATGTCCTAATTTATGACAAATCAAAACTATGGCTAATTTGCAATGAAACAATTCCTAGACTGCAATCAAGCAATGAACTCGGCAGACAGCAGCGCACCAGATCATAGAAGCTTCACAATCTTGAGCATCACATAATTTTGAATTTAAGAAAAAACCGAAGCAAATCAAATATACCTAGCAAGGGCCTCAGAAGATGGCAGCACACTGGTGTCACGATTGGCGTATGGCGAGCAGCAGCACAACAAGGTGAAGACCTGCTGTAGACCGACAGGAAGGATGATGATCGTCCGTGGCCGGTGGGCCTTCCTCGTAGCGCCGGAGGCGACCTGCGGGAGGGAGCAGCCGACAGTGGACTGTGATCGGCGGTCGGCAGCGGGGAGCAGGGATCGAGGATGCCTCTAGCTTTCAGAAATAGAGGAGAGAACTGCCGTTGGCCCGTTGCAGCTGTGCTTGTGTGGGCTTCGGCCGGCAGCCGCTATGCGCGCGTGCACCAGCGAAGGCGGTGTAGCTAGGGGCCCGAGGCCGCGTGCGGCCACCAGGAGGTTGCGACTAGCGAGGGCGGCGCAgcggctgctgcctgctggcttGTCGAGCGCCGCCGCACACTGGGACTGCTGGCCTGTGGGGACCGCGGCTTGGGAAGGTGGGCTGCGGGTTGGGCCGTTTCTTTGACTAGGCCGCTGAGCTACCTGGGTGGGCTGCGAGATGGACCTGTATGCATGCTCCACAATACTCATCATATAGCCCTGCTAACTGGGCTGGCATCCAAACCAAAACCACACCTATCTATTCTAGCATGCAAAGAAAATGCAACCCACCCCACTCCAGTCTTCCACCCGCAGAAATCAAACCCCACCAATCCAATCATCCTCCCACAGCAAATAATATAACAAACCACTGTCCAAACTGCAGCTACAACCCATTAAGAACCCATTAAGAAATCGTTTCCACCACAGCTTCATCCAAGATTGCACAGGCAGCCAGGCGAACAGGAGCACACAACTGCCACAAAATATGATGTTCTGGCCAAGGAACTGAAACAATGCTAGAATTAGAAGTACAGAATTGTTTCAGACTCCTGTTTCAGACAGAGATTCCTCTAAGAAGATTAAAATCCAACAATGCTAGAATTAGAAGTACAGAACTGTCACAAAATATGATGTTCTGGCCAAGGAACTGAAACGATGAAATATAGATGGCTCCTGTCAAAATTTATCAACAACGACTCCTGTTTCAGACCAAATCAAAGACAGAGGAGACCAAATCCGTCAGGCAGAAGGAACTCTGCTCACAATAATTGGTCCATCAAGATTCCTCTAAGAAGATTAAAATCTATGCAGCACGGATACGGATACGCGTATCGGTATCGGAAGGATACGGATACGCGGATACGGCAATTTCTTAAACAACCTGATACGCGGATACAttttaactatttttttaataaataaataacaatgcatattaaattgcaaaatagaTGTTCAAATTCAACATAGAGACATTTAAGGTCTATTGCACTGAGAATAACATGATAGCAGGTTCTAATTTAGGAGAGGATGGGAGCCTGGGACtgcaatcaatcaatataaacTCATATCCAGATTCTGGAGATTGGCCAATTATCATCACGTTACCTCCTACTTGCAATCTATATGCTACTATTCTCCAAGCAATTGTATTTGAACCAGTTAAGTATTGAAAAGAAAGGATAATCAACAACTGTGCAATAGCCAACATTATAAAGATCACACTGCCCCTGAACTTAATCCACCATCCATGCTTGCATGGGCCCTTATTCTGTAGACTATGGATTATACTTCCAAATTGCCTGGATACACTACACAGAAAATGTAAATCTCTATGCACTTTACGGATGCTATGCTACCATTACTGGGAGGAACTCACGGTTCACGGGAGGCCTGCACTACCACTATCAGAGGAAGTCACGCACCTGAACAGGGGCTGGGGCTCCTTACGCCGGAGGCCGACGGGAGTAATCACGGGCGGACGGAGGCCGACGGGAGGCAGCCtgcggccggcgggaggcggacgGAGGCTGGCAGGAGGCGGCCTCACGGACGGCGGCCAGCGGACGGCGGCCGACGAGAGGCGGAGGCGCTGCGTCAGCCGTCAGGTCGAGCGGGAGGATGCGGCGATGCGCTGCGTGGGGCGGCTGCGCGTGGGAGAGCCGACGCCCGACGGGTCACGGGA from Setaria italica strain Yugu1 chromosome VII, Setaria_italica_v2.0, whole genome shotgun sequence includes the following:
- the LOC101786523 gene encoding general transcription factor 3C polypeptide 6 isoform X1, yielding MSEELDKDKKIGEEEEEEEVEYVLLELGDCLYSDISPDAPFVLSGLDTMTPTLVVGDDLKMIGEYEETVGTCYLFSESEAEPKPPSDETTPSEENMDKPASSSKEGSLKEVNHLASTQKILKFRPINAEHPQHRA
- the LOC101786523 gene encoding general transcription factor 3C polypeptide 6 isoform X2, with the protein product MSEELDKDKKIGEEEEEEEVEYVLLELGDCLYSDISPDAPFVLSGLDTMTPTLVVGDDLKMIGEYEETVGTCYLFSESAEPKPPSDETTPSEENMDKPASSSKEGSLKEVNHLASTQKILKFRPINAEHPQHRA